A stretch of DNA from Plasmodium brasilianum strain Bolivian I chromosome 3, whole genome shotgun sequence:
ttattcatttatatattagattCACTTCATGTTTTTAATCATAGTTTTAcatgaaaatacaaaataaaaaaatataagttgtattattaaagaatatatgaAGAATTTAATGCCCCATGATTTAGAATCTGCCAGTATAATTTCATGAAAGAGAAGGTTATATGTTGATTATCAACCAATATgatacttattttatatatgtataacatgGAATATGATCTAACTAGTGGCGTAATACTGAAAGTATATAAAACtgattttatataaacatttaatcaatagaaaaaaacagttaagaaaaattgaatatttctaaatttttttatggtaaAGATCATATACTTATTAtggaaatttttattatatagaaaatgCTTAAGTGTACAATATGTATCATTCTGTAATTTTATAGTCTTTTTTCTATTAGTTATTAAAATTGGTAAAGTATTGTTTTGTTAAAAATGCACTTAATGGATACAAATAGTAGATAATCATATAATGAAATGTGAACTGTGtactaaataaatattttttcatataatataataaataaataaataaatatatatataaataaataaatatatatatatatatatacatagtgatacagtaataatagcattttgttaatatttgtgctatattttatgttattcaGTTATTGTATCACAAAtgcaataattatatttctgttttttagtttattattttttttgtagtaaattttatgaacattttttttatatgattacGAAAGAATTTTGTTCGTATAATAATAAGTTTTTAATAGTCCATTTAACACTGATGtaatacaaaaagaaaagtattattagaatataaaatattaattttaaatagtataatttttttatatatttattaatttaccctaatttctaattttttttttttttaaatatgttatttatagtatgtttttattaaaaaagaaattaattaTGAGTATGTtctgatatttttattacataaaataatgtataaatatttttggcGAAGCTTGACATattattctaatatatttattagagaaaatattctttacataatttttatctgTAAATGTATTTCCATCCAAATATtcttgaaattatttttgtttcatgAGCTGGGtattaaacaatttttattttaatttttcttttttttttatgttcatacatataaataataatttatttatatgaataaaataggagaaaatatgaatgtaaaaattcttaaatatattatttatcaatacaaaaatgtattctaaaatataaaaaatttacgatactataaaattatgatataGGAATAAAGCATTACAATTTATCagactttttaatatatatttattttaataaattatgtattaagTTAAAAATCCCATTtacagttatatattatattttattctcgaattcatgtttatataataattaaaaaatgtattataatttatatagtgtaattattctttttttaaatattaattttatcatttatttttgtaattaataatatttaattataagagaaaacattaataaaataagattttgaataaattttatctaataataagaaaaattaatttgaatttataattacaGTAGTATTTTATAGtagtatatattatctagattttatcttttttatgttttatataagaaattacAATAGTTAGAAATACTACAAAATAGTTTTTTTCAAAACAGTTAATGgtaatattgttatttaatttgcaaaattattaagtaattaattcatatattttggatatttataaatgagcTTAAATTACCATAATTAAAGttagtttttttataagaaatactacgtaaatattttaaattgcattttttaatttgtattatttatactatgTCACAGGATTCATTATGCTTACCTTTTAGTGAGTATTtaggaaaagataaaaaaaataaaatattaaaaattgaatCCTTGCTCATTGAAAGtttataacattattatttatttttttcttaatgaatatattataatattaaagatatatataatgaaacaaaaaattaagtcactcttattttttaaaatatctacTTTTATCCTTTTGACTTGTATATGCCATTTTATCAATGATGCGGTATTATAATGTCATTTTagaatatttgtattatttgtattctcaatattttattttcacttatattgttttttaaccatgaaatttattattattttaaatagtgAATATTCTCTTTGTTTATTTagtgtatatttaataagtTTTTGGATCAAAAGCATGATGCTGATAGAAAATCAGTTACAAGAACTTGTCGGTTACTAGCAAGacataaaaaggaaaaggattCACAATTTGCATGCTTAAATGAAGGGATACCAAATAATAGGGTATACAGTGAAAAAAGggaaacagaaaaaatgaaacaatatAATGAAAGTTCATTATGTAATGCAAGAGGCAATGCGCAATTTAGGAAAACCAGATCTTCTGTACAGAGAGCACGTTGTTCAAGTTTTGAAAAAAGGCTAATggacaaaatatattataaaaataaggtTAGGAATACTAGGAATCT
This window harbors:
- a CDS encoding hypothetical protein (Plasmodium exported protein); this translates as MKQKIKSLLFFKISTFILLTCICHFINDACIFNKFLDQKHDADRKSVTRTCRLLARHKKEKDSQFACLNEGIPNNRVYSEKRETEKMKQYNESSLCNARGNAQFRKTRSSVQRARCSSFEKRLMDKIYYKNKVRNTRNLDIKNLKEMVRNNYFLFFAFFTVLAGVALIVSYFTRDLGFVMNVGIKNFFIRISEVGVLSTFTFIVLLAFIYMFRKVVKNYGILKFKNKLYNTRFPSFN